One stretch of Pseudoramibacter sp. DNA includes these proteins:
- a CDS encoding bifunctional lysylphosphatidylglycerol flippase/synthetase MprF, with the protein MKQQQENTNHNDDQQWTQVRGILRKYSENSLAYLSLEPDKQWFFAEGFEGVASYAISGHTMVICGDPICADANFSAFLSQLKKFAAAHRYRIVFLMTLEKHLQAYQDAGFGFHKSGEEAVFNVQTWSMAGGRCAKVRSSFHTAVHKGLKVKEYRPWDKRDPAIEAQFIDITDQWLKGKHTARLQFAVGSLMLERPCDKRYFYAVDAKGVIQGINVLNPYRSGKAWIVDIMRRREGCPHGVMELLFHDIMAKLKAEGAEQVSLGAAPFYRTTAHPHADLSERAEHYVYNHMNYMYGFKSLQQAKAKYNPKWQNIYIVCRPKHLSPWMEEAAFAVLDSHGFRDYVRSFLEMRRIEKDKKKKARQNKRQQRKE; encoded by the coding sequence ATGAAACAACAGCAAGAAAATACCAATCATAACGACGACCAGCAATGGACACAGGTCCGCGGCATCTTGAGAAAATACAGTGAAAATTCTCTGGCTTATCTGTCTTTGGAGCCGGACAAGCAGTGGTTTTTCGCAGAGGGCTTCGAAGGCGTCGCCAGTTACGCCATTTCCGGCCACACCATGGTCATTTGCGGAGATCCGATCTGTGCCGATGCGAATTTTTCGGCTTTCCTGTCGCAGCTTAAAAAATTTGCAGCTGCGCACCGGTACCGAATCGTCTTTTTAATGACCCTGGAAAAGCATCTTCAAGCTTACCAGGATGCCGGATTCGGCTTCCACAAAAGCGGAGAAGAGGCTGTGTTTAATGTGCAGACCTGGTCCATGGCTGGCGGCCGGTGCGCCAAGGTGCGCTCCTCCTTTCACACCGCTGTGCACAAGGGATTAAAGGTCAAAGAATACCGCCCCTGGGACAAAAGGGATCCGGCCATTGAAGCGCAGTTTATAGATATCACCGACCAGTGGCTTAAGGGCAAACACACCGCCCGCCTCCAGTTTGCCGTCGGCAGTCTGATGCTGGAGCGGCCCTGCGACAAACGCTATTTCTACGCAGTGGACGCCAAGGGCGTGATTCAAGGAATCAATGTTCTCAACCCCTACCGTTCAGGGAAGGCGTGGATCGTCGACATCATGCGGCGCCGAGAAGGCTGCCCCCACGGGGTCATGGAGCTTTTGTTCCACGACATCATGGCTAAACTGAAGGCGGAAGGTGCCGAGCAGGTCAGCCTGGGCGCTGCGCCTTTTTACCGCACAACGGCGCATCCCCACGCAGACCTCTCCGAGCGAGCAGAGCATTACGTCTACAACCATATGAACTATATGTACGGATTTAAATCCCTGCAGCAGGCCAAGGCTAAATACAATCCAAAGTGGCAGAATATCTACATCGTCTGCCGACCCAAACATCTGTCCCCGTGGATGGAAGAAGCGGCCTTCGCCGTGTTGGATTCCCATGGCTTTCGCGATTACGTGCGCTCCTTCCTCGAAATGCGGCGCATTGAAAAAGATAAAAAGAAAAAAGCAAGACAAAACAAACGCCAGCAAAGAAAGGAATGA
- a CDS encoding alpha/beta fold hydrolase: MKTIRLNGLTLSYRVIGRGRPMLLVHGNGEDHRIFDRSVRLLKAHFTCYLIDSRGHGMSSPVNTFHYREMAEDMVMFLRKKNLKDVAFVGFSDGGIIGLLAAAMTRRITTLVACGANRRPKGLRPFFRLSLRIGNFFRKDPLRQLMLCEPDITDQELQRIRANTLVLAGQHDLIKRKETDEIAEKIPHVKEMILPGESHSSYVVNSDKLGKIILKAMT, from the coding sequence GTGAAAACTATCCGCCTCAATGGTTTAACGCTTTCCTACCGGGTCATCGGTCGGGGCAGACCGATGCTTTTGGTCCACGGCAACGGAGAAGATCACCGCATATTTGACCGTTCGGTCCGTCTGCTCAAGGCACATTTCACTTGTTATTTGATCGATTCCAGAGGGCATGGCATGAGCAGCCCCGTAAACACCTTTCATTATCGAGAAATGGCAGAAGATATGGTCATGTTTTTGCGTAAAAAAAATCTCAAAGATGTGGCCTTTGTAGGATTTTCCGATGGCGGGATTATCGGCCTCCTCGCCGCTGCCATGACCCGACGGATCACGACGTTGGTGGCCTGCGGGGCCAACCGCCGCCCCAAGGGGCTGCGGCCGTTTTTCCGGTTGTCTTTGCGGATTGGCAATTTTTTCCGGAAGGATCCGCTGCGTCAGCTGATGCTGTGCGAGCCGGACATCACAGATCAGGAGCTGCAGCGCATTCGGGCCAATACCTTGGTCCTCGCGGGGCAGCACGACCTAATCAAGCGGAAAGAGACCGACGAAATAGCCGAAAAGATCCCACACGTAAAAGAAATGATCCTTCCCGGCGAATCCCATAGCAGCTACGTGGTGAACAGCGATAAATTGGGAAAAATTATTCTGAAGGCGATGACGTGA
- a CDS encoding ABC transporter permease, protein MKPLIILTKRNSKLYFKDKGMFFSSLITPMILLVLYATFLAKVYRESFKSGLSAGLNLSDQVIGGLVGGQLISSLLAVSCVTVAFCANMVMVQDKVTGAIRDLTIAPVKRSTLSFSYYLSAVGTTLLVCLSAMGVGLIYLASVGWYLTAADVLHIVGDVVLLVLFGTALSSLINFFLTTQGQISAVGTIISSAYGFICGAYMPIASFSPKLKKVITWLPGTYGTVLLRRHTMRGAFGALKDAGVPAPALKALKDSVDCSLYVNDKAVSPAAMAAVLAGTTAVLIGIYIVMSVINRRR, encoded by the coding sequence ATGAAACCGCTCATCATACTCACCAAGCGAAACAGCAAGCTGTATTTTAAAGACAAGGGGATGTTTTTCAGCTCGCTGATCACGCCGATGATTTTGCTTGTTCTGTACGCGACCTTTCTCGCGAAGGTTTACCGCGAATCTTTTAAATCTGGGCTGTCGGCGGGCCTCAACCTTTCGGACCAAGTGATCGGCGGGCTGGTCGGCGGGCAGCTGATCTCTTCGCTTTTGGCCGTATCCTGTGTGACCGTCGCCTTCTGCGCCAATATGGTCATGGTGCAGGACAAGGTCACCGGCGCGATCCGCGATTTGACCATTGCCCCGGTCAAACGTTCGACCCTGTCGTTCAGTTATTACCTGTCGGCGGTGGGCACGACGCTGCTCGTCTGCCTGAGCGCCATGGGCGTCGGCCTGATTTATTTGGCGTCAGTCGGCTGGTATCTGACGGCTGCGGATGTGCTGCACATCGTCGGCGACGTCGTGCTGCTGGTGCTGTTCGGGACGGCCCTTTCCTCGCTCATCAATTTTTTCCTGACGACCCAGGGACAGATTTCGGCGGTGGGGACGATCATTAGCTCGGCCTACGGCTTTATCTGCGGCGCCTATATGCCCATTGCGTCTTTCAGCCCCAAATTGAAGAAAGTCATCACCTGGCTGCCGGGGACGTACGGCACGGTGCTGCTCAGACGGCACACGATGCGCGGCGCCTTTGGCGCGCTAAAGGATGCCGGAGTGCCGGCGCCTGCCCTCAAGGCCCTCAAGGACAGCGTTGACTGCAGCTTGTACGTGAACGACAAGGCGGTCAGCCCCGCTGCCATGGCCGCCGTCCTCGCCGGGACCACGGCGGTGCTGATCGGGATTTACATTGTGATGAGTGTGATAAACAGACGGCGGTAA